CCTAAAGCCAGATACACCTGACAATAGCCGTCAAAATTCTCAGCTCTCATCTTCTCCAGCATGTTGGCAGCGCGCTTCATGGCTTTTGCCGGAAAATTGTGTTCTGTTTCGTATAGACAGATGTTCAGTTGAGTTTTGTAATAGCCAAGTGGCTGGTCTTTTTCCAGATAGTACTCACTTAACTGCTCTCCTGCCTCAAAAAATTCGTCCTTTACTTCTACCTCATTATATAGGTCGAAGAATCTGTTAGAGAGTCTTTGGAGAACAGAATCCGCTTCCTGAGCCGACATACCAAGAGGTAGAATCAGGCTCAAAAAAAGTAGCAAAACAATCTTTTTGGTTTTCTGCATGATTGGTTGAATCTATTGGAGCGCAAATTTATAAAAAAAACGACTGAAATCGATTTTTTTTCAGTCGTTTTTTATTATGTTTTATAATTTTAGGAAATATCAGTTTTTCGATATTATACCTTATTATTACTGCATCAGTTTCTGCCCTTTTTTCCATCCTTTTACCATATACCATCCTCCAATGAGTATAAATGGTATTGAAAGCAGTTGACCCATATCGAACATCAGTCCTTCTTCGAATGCTTCCTGCACCTCTTTTGTGTACTCGATGAAGAAGCGGAACGTGAAGATATAGAACAGGCACAGACCGAAGTAGAAGCCCGTTCCCACAAACTGCTGATGCTTTCTGTAGATAAACCACATCAGGGCAAACAGCAGGGCATAGGCAATGGCCTCGTAGAGTTGTCCGGGATGACGTGGAACCATGTCAACGCGTTCAAACACGAAAGCCCAGGGCACATCGGTAGCACGTCCGATGATTTCGCTATTCATCAGGTTTCCCAAGCGTATAAAGCAGGCTGTTGTTCCTGTGGCTATAGCGATATTGTCCAATACGCGCCAGAGTCCCACTCCGGTATGTCTCACATAAAGCAACAGGGCAAGGATGAGTCCCAGTGTTCCACCATGTGAGGCAAGTCCCTGATAGCCAGTCATGTGCCATGAACCGAAGGGGTCTATATGGATAGGCAGGAACATTTCTATCACTCCTTTCCATGAAGTGAGGAAATAGTCGGGCTGATAGAAGATGCAGTGCCCCAGTCGGGCGCCAATCAGGATGCCAAGGAAACAGTACATAAACAAGGGGTCGAAGAGTTCGTCCTTGATTTTCTGCTCTTTAAACAAGCGCCTCACCACCAGATAGGCCAGCAACAAGCCTATCAGCCAGCACAGCGAGTACCAGCGGAAGGCCAACGGCCCAATATGGAATGCCTCTAAATCCGGGTTCCAGAGAATGTAACTGATGAGATTCATTTTTCTTCTTTTTTCTAGTTTTTTACTAGTTTCACTAGTTGAACTTGTTCCAACTAGCTTTTCCTGGTTTCCCTAGCCTAAACATTAAATCTGAAGTGCATGATGTCGCCGTCTTGTACTACGTAGTCTTTACCTTCCACAGCCAGTTTGCCGGCTTCGCGAACGGCAGATTCTGAGCCGTACTGCAGATAGTCGTCGTATTTGATGACCTCGGCACGGATGAAACCTTTCTCAAAGTCGGTGTGGATGACACCGGCACACTGTGGAGCCTTCCATCCTTTCTTGTAGGTCCAGGCCTTCACTTCCATCTCGCCGGCAGTAATAAAGGTCTCTAAGTTCAGCAGGGCATAGGCCTTCTTGATCAGGCGGTTCACGCCACTCTCTTCCAAGCCCAGTTCCTCGAGGAACATCTGCTTGTCTTCGTACGATTCCAGTTCGGCGATGTCTTCCTCTGTCTTGGCGGCAATCACCATGGTCTCAGCACCTTCCTCACGGGCAATCTCTTCGATTTTCTTGGTGAAGGCGTTACCGTTCTTGGCGTCATTCTCACCTACGTTGCATACATAGAGAACGGGCTTGGCAGTGAGCAGAAACAGGTTGCGGGCGCAGTCCTGCTCTTCCTTGCTCTCAAACTCCACCACACGGGCATTCTTGCCTTGGTCGAGTACCTCTTTATAAGCTTTCAGAACGGTCACTTCTACCTTGGCGTCCTTGTTGCCGGCAGCGGCAGCCTTCTCAGTCTTTGCCAGTCGGCCTTCGATGGTCTCCAGGTCTTTCAGCTGCAGTTCGGTATCGATGATTTCCTTATCGCGAACGGGGTCGATAGTGCCGTCAACATGGGTGATATTGTCATCCTCAAAACAGCGCAACACGTGGATGATGGCGTCGGTCTCACGGATATTTCCCAGGAACTTATTGCCCAGACCTTCACCCTTTGAGGCACCTTTCACCAGTCCTGCAATGTCCACAATTTCGCAAGTGGCAGGAACAATACGTCCGGGATGAACAAGCTCGGCCAGTTTGGTCAGTCGCTCATCGGGCACGGTGATAACGCCTACATTTGGTTCAATTGTACAAAAAGGGAAGTTGGCTGCCTGCGCCTTAGCGCTCGACAGACAGTTAAAGAGCGTGCTCTTGCCCACGTTAGGCAAGCCCACGATACCACATTTTAATGCCATTTTCTTCTATAAACGTTTATAAACTGGGTGCAAAGGTACAAAAAAAATTTGATTGGTTATTTATACTTCGCAGATTTTAGCAGCAATATCGTTGAGTTGCAGGCAGCGTTGGCGCATGTTCTCTATCTTTTCATTCTGCCAAGGGTAGGGGCTGAGCATGAGCAGGCGACCTTCAGCACAGGCTGAAAGGTAGTGGGGCTGTGGCTTAAAGAAGGGAGGAAAGCCTTTGAGAAGCAGGACGATAAGGGGGAGCTGGGCCTCCAAGATGGCGGTGGCTATCTGTTTCTCGCCAGGGCTGATGCAGGGAGAGACTATGACGGCACCTTGTTGGGCTGCATTTAGGAAGTACTGTTTGCGTTGTTCTATCTCGTTTTGGTAGAGATGGCGCGAGCATTGCACCTGCAATTTTACAGGCTTTTCAAGAAGGGCTGTATTGCCCATTGCTTCCATCTCGATGCCTGATACAGATAGTTTGCCTAAAGGCTTAAAGTATTGAGGGTGTGCCTGTTTTAAAAGCAGACGACGGGGATTGTCGTCAAGGTAGTCTAACATTCGTTGTAGTTGGCCTTCCTGCAATAAGATACGGTCGTTGTAGCCCTGTTCCCAAAGGGTACCGTGGGATTGAGGCGTATGGGACTGAGGCTTGTGGGACTGAGGCGTGGGAGACTGAGGCGTGGGTGACTGAGGCGGTGCCTCAGTGTACCTGACCGGGGATGGTTGGGTGGATGGCGACATTGTCGCTGTGATAATTCCCAGTTCTCGTGCTGCCATTCTCGTACCACTCTTGAAGCCATTGATGATAGTGCCAAGGTGGCGTGGCATGTTTTCTTTGACAAAGAGCACGCCATGAATATGGTCAGGCATAATGCAAAGCTTGATGACAGACACTTCTGGGTAGTGACCATGAATGTCAAACCAGCAGGCTTGTACCCGTTCTCCTAATGGCGAAAGGATAACGTGTGGTTTGTTATTTCCATTGGTGGCCAAAGGGT
The sequence above is a segment of the Prevotella sp. E9-3 genome. Coding sequences within it:
- the ychF gene encoding redox-regulated ATPase YchF → MALKCGIVGLPNVGKSTLFNCLSSAKAQAANFPFCTIEPNVGVITVPDERLTKLAELVHPGRIVPATCEIVDIAGLVKGASKGEGLGNKFLGNIRETDAIIHVLRCFEDDNITHVDGTIDPVRDKEIIDTELQLKDLETIEGRLAKTEKAAAAGNKDAKVEVTVLKAYKEVLDQGKNARVVEFESKEEQDCARNLFLLTAKPVLYVCNVGENDAKNGNAFTKKIEEIAREEGAETMVIAAKTEEDIAELESYEDKQMFLEELGLEESGVNRLIKKAYALLNLETFITAGEMEVKAWTYKKGWKAPQCAGVIHTDFEKGFIRAEVIKYDDYLQYGSESAVREAGKLAVEGKDYVVQDGDIMHFRFNV
- a CDS encoding transposase produces the protein MTENKKRRIEWAKKQEKKPSMKRRCDEHDYTQRGIYMITMATEGRLPLFGTLKGDPLATNGNNKPHVILSPLGERVQACWFDIHGHYPEVSVIKLCIMPDHIHGVLFVKENMPRHLGTIINGFKSGTRMAARELGIITATMSPSTQPSPVRYTEAPPQSPTPQSPTPQSHKPQSHTPQSHGTLWEQGYNDRILLQEGQLQRMLDYLDDNPRRLLLKQAHPQYFKPLGKLSVSGIEMEAMGNTALLEKPVKLQVQCSRHLYQNEIEQRKQYFLNAAQQGAVIVSPCISPGEKQIATAILEAQLPLIVLLLKGFPPFFKPQPHYLSACAEGRLLMLSPYPWQNEKIENMRQRCLQLNDIAAKICEV
- the lgt gene encoding prolipoprotein diacylglyceryl transferase yields the protein MNLISYILWNPDLEAFHIGPLAFRWYSLCWLIGLLLAYLVVRRLFKEQKIKDELFDPLFMYCFLGILIGARLGHCIFYQPDYFLTSWKGVIEMFLPIHIDPFGSWHMTGYQGLASHGGTLGLILALLLYVRHTGVGLWRVLDNIAIATGTTACFIRLGNLMNSEIIGRATDVPWAFVFERVDMVPRHPGQLYEAIAYALLFALMWFIYRKHQQFVGTGFYFGLCLFYIFTFRFFIEYTKEVQEAFEEGLMFDMGQLLSIPFILIGGWYMVKGWKKGQKLMQ